The DNA region GAAATTACCGCAGGTGGGGTCACCAGCAGCGCCTCGGAATGTAGACGGGTTTCTTTTCCTTCCCAGAATCCGTTTGCTGAGTGCTATCCCCTTTGCATCCGGGCGGCGAACCAGGCTGCCTCGACACGGATACCGTCATATTCGGTAAGGTCGGCCAGCAATCTGCCCAGCTGCGCTTGGAGCGCTCCTACCGCCTCCCAGCGTCCCACCACGGCCCAGAGTTGGCCGTACCACCACCTGATGCTGTGCATATCGTGCAGTGAGTCGGCCAGCCACCCTGCGAGCTGCTGCACCAGCCTGCGGCGCTCACTTCCTGGCGGTGAATCGGCCAACATGGACAAGCTGGAAACTGCGTCCTGCACGTTGCCAAGTTTTATTTCCAAACTAAAAGATTCAGTAACGGGGCTGAGTTGATAAAGCCCAGTAACGGCCATGCGGTAGAGCTGTTCACATAGTTCTACCCTCATAGGGTTGTTTAGACCGGAAATCAGGCTTAGGGCGGTGTTCTTCCGTTTGAAGTCGCTTTCCAGGTCGCGCCAGGTTGCCCCCCACTCATCCGGTCTGAGTCTGGGGGTGGTGTCCGTGGTGCTGGTCTTGACTGCCCAGAGGGTCGTTGCCCAGAGGTTCTGTCCCTGAACAGCTGCGGCGTGCGCTCCAGAGTCGAGCAGTCCAGCGGCATGCAGCTCTGCCTGGAGATTCCTGATGTGGCGGTCGGTGTAGCCCAGTGCGGCAGCCACGATACTTTGCGGCAAGTGGAATGTCACGGTGCTGACGGCCCCGTTGTAACCCTTCTGAGCAGCCACTCTTACTGCTGTGGCATGCAAGGTCTCCCAGAGCTTCTGAGCGCCTTTGCTGAGCTTTGGTGCGCCGGCTGCTATGACAACAGCTTCAGCGCTGGCGTACCGGCTGAGCCGGTTAATGGTCAGGACTTTCGGCAAAACCGGCTGCTGGGCCTGTTGGAAGGACTGTGAAAGTGCCTGCGCCTCGGCTGGCGTAGGCGCATAGGGTGTTTGTGGCTCTAAGGCAGTTGCCCCTTTTGCGGTCTTTTGTGCGTCCAGCACGGCAGCATGACAGCGGCCAAGCACCTCTGAGAGAGATGGGGAAATGGTAATTGTGTTCAAGGTGTAGCGCACTTTCCCCAGATGCGCTACGCTGAGCTTGTCAGGGCTGGGTGTGCGTAGCGCATCCGGTTTTTTTTATTGCTTTGAGAGTATCACTCCTTGTGGCCTTTACGAGCGCGGCCAGCAGGTCTCTTGTCTAAACTAAGTTATATCTAGTACCTATACCGTGACAGAATGTGACACCCGGCGCCAACAAAAAAAGGCCTTCCCTGCCAGCGCCGAAGCGGAGGCAGGGAAACGGGGTGACTTTTTGGAAGCAGGAAAGTTTTACTGCATCTGGACTGACTGGACATGCCATGCGTCACCCTGTTTGGTCAGGGTAAAAGTCTGGATGACTTCAGGTTTGGGCGCCAGCACTTTCAGGCGGTTCAGCAGGGCCGTGTTCTTGTTCCAGGGGGTCGTCCCGTCGTCCTGGGAGATGGCAGTTACCGTGGCAATGTCACCGTCAGCTTCCACCTTGTTGACCTTCTGGACCTTGTAGTTGACCGTACAGACTTCTCCGCGCAGGCTCTGGTCGGCGTACTGAAAATCACGCTCAAAAGCTGGAGTGACTTTGATTGGGTAGTATTTACCCAAAATTGTGTCTTTTGGGGCGTCTATGACCAGCAGGCCGGCGTCACGCATCAGCTGCGCCGTTGTCAAAACTGTTTTTAGCGACTCTGAATACTCCCCCTGCGGTTTTCCTATGGTCGTCAGGCCAATCTGGCACACACGGTTCTCTTTGGGATAACCGGCCTGATAGGTCTGGATGACGTTCATGGCTTCATTTTCGCTTGGTCCTGCTGCGGCACCGCAGGCGCTCAGGCCCATAGCCAGCAGTGCGGGTAACACGAATCTGTTCATAGTCCCCTCCTGGCAGCCATAGTAAATCAAGGCAACTCAGGAGAGGAACAGTTGGGGAGCAAAAATTATGCTGTACGGCTGTTTTTTAGGGAGCAAAGTCTTTGGGCAAAGGCTCTGCCCAGCGGGCCACCTTGCCGCGCTGATCTTGAAGCACCACGGTGTAGTGGTCTTTCTCAACGCGAATAAGGGTTTGTGCAGGCGGCTGGCTATAACTGACGCCCGCTGCCCCGACTTTTGGACTGTCGCATGAGAGACCGTCAAGAGCAGTGACCTTGCTGTAGGCGTCCTTTTCCAGCAGTTTGGCACCAATGGCAAGAACGCAGGCGGTCAGCTGCTGCTCTGCTTCCATGTCCTGCCACTCACTCGCCTCGCTGACCTCAGCTGGAGCAGGTGAACAGGCACTTAGGAGAGCGGCCAGCAGCAGCCACCGCCTCCGGCGCACTGGGTGCCTCATCTCAGATTTCGCTTTTGAGATAGTTGGACGGGCGGAAAGAGATTTTGCTGCTGCGTGTGGACATCACGCTTTCGCCTGTGCCGGGCTTGACGAAGCGGCGCGGAGCAATTGCAATCTTCTTGAAACGCCCGATGCCAGGGAGAACGACGCGGCTTCCAGTGTGAAGCTCATTGATAATCGTTCTGAGAATAATGCTGTACACGTAGTTCGCGTCTTTCAGCGACATATTGCAGCGTTGCGCTATGGCCCGGACAACCTGGGCCTTGCCTATCCTGGCACGGGCCGCTACAGCAACTTGATGCGGCTGCTGACGGGGGGCCGCGCGGACAAGAAAGTGGTGCTGCTGACCGCTACGCCCGTCA from Deinococcus sp. Marseille-Q6407 includes:
- a CDS encoding HU family DNA-binding protein, which produces MIVEVPDGVVDGRSGQQHHFLVRAAPRQQPHQVAVAARARIGKAQVVRAIAQRCNMSLKDANYVYSIILRTIINELHTGSRVVLPGIGRFKKIAIAPRRFVKPGTGESVMSTRSSKISFRPSNYLKSEI